From the Carya illinoinensis cultivar Pawnee chromosome 4, C.illinoinensisPawnee_v1, whole genome shotgun sequence genome, one window contains:
- the LOC122308151 gene encoding receptor-like protein kinase HSL1, with amino-acid sequence MKRTTLIFLHFSICIGTFFHFLSHANSQLSAQEQGILLNLKKLWGNPESLKHWIPTNFSSHCSWPEITCSNSSIIGLSFRDYNINGTIAPFICNLKNLTTFDVSNNSFHSKEFPRALYNCSKLEILDLSQNYFYGAIPDDIHRMSRLRELSLEGNNFDGNIPASIGQLPKLRKLKLISCSFTGSFPPEIGNLSNLEDLRLVDNSKIVSTFPSEFGKLKKLKYLWMARTNLIGEIPNVIGEMEALEHLDLSQNSLTGKIPGSLFMPKNLTIVYLHKNKFSGEIPSVVKALNLDVVDLSENKLSGTVPDDFGKLINLTGLALFLNQLSGKIPDSIGRLPRLVNLGLFNNNFSGSLPAELGRYSMLEKLWVSSNRLMGQLPEHLCDNGKLVEVIAYENQLVGELPKSFGKCSSLELVKIYKNNFSGNIPSGLWTSSNLSMLMLSDNSFTGELPERLAWNLSRLEMNNNRFSGKIPQGVSSSRNLLVLMASNNLFTSTIPQDLSRLTILLLDRNRLSGSLPSYISSWKSLNTLNLSQNAISGHIPEELGSLTGLTELDLSENQLSGLIPSKLGFLKLTSLNLSSNHLTGNIPIQFENDEYAHSFLNNPGLCANRPSRSLNLENCSLRRQKSSKTSYKLIAWIIGLVVAILLGLFISFFVIRNYKKGKHGLHLTWKLVSFQKLNFTESDILSGLIANNLIGSGGSGQVYRVVVNHSSDIVAVKKIWNNRKLEEKLEKEFLAEVKILSSIRHANIVKLLCYISNDNSKLLVYKYLDNRSLDRWLHRKSRVTTFSSSVNHAVLDWPKRLRIAVGAAQGLSYMHHDCSPPIVHRDVKSSNILLDLDFNAQIADFGLAKILIKEGEQTAMSTVAGSFGYIAPEYARTKRINEKIDVYSFGVILLELTTGRKANEGDEDSSLAEWALRHIQDGKPIGDALDEEVKEPCHLNEMCHVFRLGLYCTSTQPSTRPFMKEVLKVLLQCSQIVRNEEKNATTQMFFPS; translated from the exons ATGAAGAGAACAACTCTAATATTTCTCCATTTCTCTATCTGCATCGGTACCTTTTTCCACTTTCTCAGCCATGCAAACTCCCAACTCAGTGCTCAAGAACAAGGAATCCTACTAAACCTAAAAAAACTTTGGGGAAACCCAGAATCTCTCAAACACTGGATTCCAACAAACTTCTCCTCTCATTGTTCCTGGCCTGAGATCACTTGCTCCAACAGCTCAATCATTGGATTATCCTTTCGAGATTATAACATCAATGGAACAATCGCACCCTTCATCTGCAACCTCAAGAACCTCACAACATTTGATGTTTCTAATAACAGTTTCCACTCAAAGGAGTTCCCAAGAGCCCTCTACAACTGTTCCAAGCTAGAAATTCTTGACCTCTCACAGAACTACTTTTATGGTGCAATCCCCGATGACATTCATCGCATGTCTCGGCTTCGAGAGCTGAGCCTCGAAGGCAACAACTTCGACGGTAACATCCCGGCATCTATCGGGCAGTTGCCAAAACTGAGAAAACTCAAGCTTATCTCTTGTTCATTTACTGGTTCTTTCCCACCAGAAATTGGAAACTTGTCCAATCTGGAGGATCTAAGATTGGTTGATAATTCAAAGATAGTATCAACGTTCCCTTCGGAGTTTGGAAAGTTGAAGAAACTGAAGTATTTATGGATGGCCAGGACGAATTTGATTGGAGAAATCCCAAACGTGATTGGAGAAATGGAAGCTTTGGAGCATTTGGATTTGTCACAAAATAGCTTGACTGGGAAGATCCCGGGCAGTTTGTTTATGCCAAAGAATCTAACGATTGTTTACCTtcacaaaaacaaattttctggGGAGATTCCTTCGGTGGTTAAGGCTTTGAACCTCGATGTCGTCGACCTCTCTGAAAATAAATTGTCAGGGACAGTTCCTGATGATTTTGGAAAGCTCATAAATTTGACAGGTCTGGCTTTGTTTCTGAATCAATTATCTGGAAAAATCCCAGATAGCATTGGTCGTCTTCCGAGGCTGGTAAATCTTGGCttatttaacaataatttttcaggGAGTTTGCCTGCAGAACTAGGGAGGTATTCTATGTTGGAAAAGCTTTGGGTTTCATCCAACAGACTTATGGGCCAGTTGCCAGAACACTTGTGTGACAATGGAAAGTTGGTGGAAGTGATAGCTTATGAAAACCAGCTCGTTGGAGAGTTGCCCAAGTCATTTGGAAAATGTAGCAGTTTGGAATTAGTCaagatatacaaaaataatttttctgggaaTATTCCAAGTGGTCTTTGGACATCATCAAATCTGAGCATGTTGATGTTAAGTGATAATTCTTTTACAGGCGAGCTTCCTGAGAGATTGGCATGGAATCTTTCACGattggagatgaataataatAGGTTTTCAGGTAAAATTCCACAGGGAGTGTCTTCCTCGAGGAATTTGTTGGTTCTCATGGCTAGTAATAACCTCTTCACTAGCACGATTCCTCAAGATCTTTCTCGTTTGACAATTCTTTTGCTTGATCGAAACCGACTTTCGGGCTCCCTTCCATCATATATTAGTTCATGGAAATCATTGAATACACTAAACCTCAGCCAAAATGCAATCTCTGGACATATTCCAGAGGAACTTGGTTCCTTAACAGGCCTTACTGAATTGGACTTGTCAGAAAACCAGTTGTCTGGCCTAATTCCATCAAAACTTGGCTTCCTAAAGCTCACTTCACTCAATTTGTCTTCAAATCATCTGACTGGAAACATCCCAATTCAATTCGAAAATGATGAATATGCCCACAGCTTCTTAAACAATCCTGGTCTTTGTGCTAATAGACCATCTCGATCCCTTAACCTAGAAAATTGCAGTTTACGTCGCCAAAAGTCGAGCAAAACTTCTTACAAATTAATTGCTTGGATCATAGGTTTGGTGGTAGCAATTCTTCTaggtttatttatttcattctttgTGATAAGAAATTACAAAAAAGGAAAGCATGGATTACATTTGACATGGAAGCTCGTTTCATTCCAGAAGCTGAATTTTACAGAATCAGACATTTTGTCAGGATTGATAGCAAATAACCTAATTGGTTCTGGCGGATCAGGTCAAGTATATCGTGTTGTTGTTAATCATTCAAGTGATATTGTTGCTGTGAAAAAGATTTGGAATAACAGAAAGCTTGAAGAAAAGCTTGAAAAAGAATTTCTGGCAGAAGTCAAAATACTTAGTTCAATTCGACATGCCAACATCGTGAAGTTGCTCTGCTATATTTCCAATGATAATTCAAAACTTCTTGTCTACAAGTATTTGGATAACCGTAGCCTGGATCGCTGGCTGCATAGGAAGAGTAGAGTAACAACTTTTTCAAGTTCAGTCAATCATGCTGTCTTGGATTGGCCTAAAAGGTTGCGTATAGCAGTTGGAGCTGCCCAGGGGCTCTCTTATATGCACCACGACTGCTCACCACCCATTGTTCATCGAGATGTGAAGTCAAGCAACATCCTTTTAGATCttgatttcaatgcacaaatagCTGATTTTGGTCTAGCAAAGATATTGATCAAGGAGGGAGAACAGACTGCAATGTCAACTGTGGCTGGCTCTTTTGGCTACATCGCTCCAG AGTATGCTCGCACAAAAAGAATTAATGAGAAGATCGATGTTTACAGCTTTGGGGTTATTCTTCTAGAACTGACAACCGGAAGGAAAGCCAATGAAGGTGATG